The genomic DNA CGGGTGGCGGAGCTTGGCGATGCAGCGTACCCGAGCCTCGAAGTCCTTGAGCTTGTCGATGGCGCTGCTCTCGTCGATTCGCCGGACGGCCAGGGCTGTGCCGTCTGCGAGCACCGCCTTGTAGACGATACTCGACCCCGAGGCGGCGAGTATGAAGGCCGAGGCTTTGAGAAGGGTCTCCAGCTCCAGCTCCGTCTCTCCATCGACGGTGACGAGAGTGCCATCCGGTTGCAGTGGTGTTCTTCCGCTGCTGACCTTCTCCGCTCCGTTTCTTGTCTCTTCCCCGGCTTCTGTGTCAGAGGAGGTCGACGACTCTTCcctgtcttcttcttcctcatcgtcCTTTCCCTTTAAACAGCAGAAGAGCCAACTAAATCCTCTCGATTCCGatgacggcggcggcggcggcggcggatgtTGCTTATTCATGCCAAGAGCCACTGCATTTCCCTGTTGTAGCTGTTGATGATGTTCCTCTCCGTTCTTCATTTTCATGTAGTATATGTAATAAAACATGACGCAGAGAAATCCAATTCCGGCCATATCTCCAACGGTGATCGCTATGATTACCGCAGGGCGAAGCCCCTGTTGCGCGCCGCCAGCTGTAGGCGTCCTGTCCGCAGCGTTCTCCGGCATCGCCGCGAAGGCTGGAGGACGATCCAGTGGCGTCCCCGTCGTCGAATTGGGGGGACTGAAGAGGGTGGATGGGATCGTGCAGAGGTTCTCGAGCGGCTTCCCACAGAGTTGGAAATTCCCGGCGAACGCCTCCGGCTTCTGCTTAGCGAACACTCCCATCTGCGGGATCTCTCCGGAGAGATCATTGAACGCGAGATCCACGGTGGAGTTGGTTGGGATTCCCGATGCCAGCTCCGGCGGGATTGTGCCGGAGATATGGTTGCGCGATAAGATCAAATACAGGAGGCTCTGCCCTCCCAGGTTCGGCGGCAAAGAGCCGTTAATGAAGTTAGCGCTTAAGTTCACGTACTCCGCCCGACCGCCGAACCCGCCCGGCGGGAGCTCCCCGGAAAAATCATTGTTGCCCAACGACAGCACGCGCACTCCGACGAGTTGAAGATGGACGGCGGGAGACTTCCATTAAGGGCATTGCCGGAGAGCTCGAGGTGGCGGAGGTGCCTGATGAGGCCAAGCTCCGGCGGCAAGCTACCGGCGAGCTCAGAATTGGGAAGCACCAACCCGACGACTCTCGAAGCGGCGGCTGCGGCGGCGTCAGCCGTTGCACTGCCGCTGGTGCCGGCGTCCGGGAAACCCATGCAAATGACTCCACTCCACGCGCAGGGCATGGGATCGTCGTAGTTCCAGTCGTCGAGTGCCTCAAGGGGGTCGACGACGGAATACTTGAACTGCAACAGCAGCACGCCGTCCTCGCTGAGAGCGACCAATtcctcgaataagagaaaaagagaagagaagaacagAGCAAGAATTCTGCATTGGGAGGTCATGCCGGTGCCCTGAAGCAGCTCATGCTCTCTCACATGgcggaagaaaaagaggaagatgATGGTGGAATTGGAATACCTGCTGCCTTTTGCAAAGGGAGTCGTTGAAGCTCAAGGAAGATTTCGACGACCAACTCTTAAACAAGAAATTGGAAAAGGAATCGGACAGAAAATAAGTGCACCTCAAGCCTGAAGAATGTTAAACGCAGTGAGGAACGAAGAATGATCATGATCTAAAGTTCTTCAGTTCCTCCACGTCGAACAGACTAGAATTGCTGTTTCTTTTAGTCTTGATCTAAAGTTTATACCTGAAACACTAAAAGAAAGAAGAATAAGAATACAAGAGAATCTTGGGGCCATGGAAGAGGACATGTAGATGAAGAGTGGGATTGACCTGCAGAATTTGCAGAAACCCCACTTAAACTACTGTGACGGCGGCCACCGGGCACAGTGAACCAAGGAAGGGGGGGGAAAATGTAGTGTCTGTTCTGAAATTACGTCTGTTCCCATGTCCGACGAAGAAAACAACAAAGACATGAATAGTATTTGGCATGCAAAACACGTGTTTCTATGCCAAAACTCACTCGCCGAACCCTTTGGCTCTCAAAAGCCATCTCTGTAACCTAACTCGAACTCCAACCGAACCCTGCTGCTTCCGCCATTGTCACCGGCAACGCCATCTCATCCTCTCCCGAAGTCGATGATTACTGACAACTTCATCTCCATCAAGTTCGGTGCCTTTCTTTCTCCCCCTCTCTCCCCTTCTCCAGGCGCGGCCGGCCAAGGACCGCACCCTTAGCCAGCTGTCTAACCGTGTCCTTGGTTGGCAGCGGCATCCGGTTTCCTTCATCTATATTCATTGATATATCATTGTTGTTCTCTATGATTATGTTGGAGCTTTGTTGTTCTTGATTACATTATTAGTATTACAATGTCAGATCATGCATAGTTTCTTACTTGCTTTGGTAGCAATTCTAATAGTTTGAAGCTTCAATATCCTAGCTTTCCCTAATTTTTGAAATTTCAATATCATTATGATTAAGAAGTACATGAAGTTTACTTCTCCGTAGAAGATGATGATTTGTTCATGTTTACACAGCATATATACAATTCATTCTATAGTTAAATTCTAGTTGCACATTAAGTTGCAATCATTCCTTTGGAATGCTCCATATTTTATCACTTCGATACCATCTATGTGATTCATTAAAGATATTCCAAACACTGTAATATAATTTCTTGCAAATTGGATTAATTTTATCTTAATTTTGTTCTGCCTATTTTGAGTGAAGTTTGTcaaattattcataaaaattatgtAATTTGTCATTACTTATGCAAACTGTTATTGTTTAGCTTAATTTTATCGAATTTTACTTTTTAGGTTGTTGTTAAATGACATCATCAAGTAATAGCAGTATCGATCATACAAAATTTGAAACTGTACAATGCAGAGACTGCGGACTGAGAGTATTTGTACTAGTCTCTAGATCGATTAATAATCCAGAAAGACTATATTATGGATGTAAGCAGCATGGATGGTTAAAGTGAGTGAGGTCTGATACTGGACTAAATAAAGACACTAGTGATATACATTTTAGGATGTTGGCAAGAATGGAGTTAAGGGTAGGAAGTGAACACATTGCTTATCCTAGACATAATATGGATGTTGCCTATGATCTTGATATTAGTGATAGTGAATGTTGCGGATGTCTTATATGACATAAGAGAGATTACATAGAAGGAGGGGGGCATTTTTGTCATGAGGGTTGGTTAGGGCTTTAAGGGAGGAACACTATTGAGGGCTAGGCGGGCTCTTCGTGTGGTTGGGACTGCCGTCACCACGAAACAGGAGGGTGGCTTTGTGGGTGCTAAGGCAGCCGACTCCCGTCCTTCTCCTCCTGGAAGTGGTCGTCGACTcccatccttctcctcctcgcagTGCCGTTGactcctcttctcctcctcgcaACGTCGCCgactcctctcctcctcctcgcaGCGCCGTTgactcctctcctcctcctcgcaGTGCCGTTGactcctcttctcctcctcgcaGCGTCGTTGactcctcttctcctccttgcagtGTCGTCgactcctctcctcctcctcgcaGTGCCGTTGactcctcttctcctcctcgcaGCGTCGCCgactcctctcctcctcctcgcaGCGCTGTTGactcctcttctcctcctcgcaGCGTCACCgactcctctcctcctcctcgcaGTGCCATTGACAGGAATGAGGaggcctttcttcctccttcccacgTTCCTCGCCTGTGCCAACGTCGGCCGCCGGCCGCTATCTCTTCTCCACTCGCCTCCTATGCACTGAGATCGCCTCCTCGCGGTGCCGCcaccggacggactcgacgcctcTCTCCCTCACGTACACCGCCGCCGCTCCAGCGGCCTTTGCCACCGAGTCCAGTGGCTACCTCTGTCGCGGCCAGTCGCCACCTCTGTCGTGTCCAGTCGCCACCTCTGTCGTGTCCAGTAGCCGCTGCCGCCACCAAGTCCATCAGTCACCGCAGCCACTTCTGATGGCCGCTACCGCCCTCCGATGCCACCTACAGCGACGGTCACCAGTCGATCCACGACCACCACTGATTTCACAACTGTTGTCATCCTCCGATTTGGTACCGCGCTGGCCTATGAGCCACCGTTGTATTTCGGCTTATGAGTCGTTGTGGTGTGTTtggcctgcgtgccgatattATATCTCGATCGATGTGCCGCTAGTATCTCTAGGTCGACTTGTTGTTTGTCGGATTCAGGTTACACTCGGCTCCCGGCGGGTAGATCCAGCTCCTCAGCTGACACATTCATCTATCCTTCAGGGCCGTGACGACTCAATCAGCAGCGCGATCAactcaccgatccatccgagagtgccccccggggccagggtacgtcaccgTATTCATCTTGTATTTATTTCATTGTGATGTTATTATTTGGCTGCTTATATATTCACgggacccacctcgagcatcggggtactagAGACCAGGACAATCCGACCGCTGGCTGCAAGTAGTGTTGACCAAAGGGCatcggacgacttggtcaacacaggagaTAGCTCACCATTCGGGTCATGCAGATGCGGGCAACATTCTAGACATGTCGTTCCGGCAGTTcggtcttctcagcttcccgacaggaacagtgaacttcattgttttagttatatacttattttatttgttagttGGTTTCGTTAAGTAGTGCTAGTATTGTaatgtgataaaaaaaatatataattatggaTGATATcgacattaaaaaaattaagataagTTAATCACGTTTCTGGATTATAAACTTTATGATAATGTTTTCATGTAACAAAATGTAATGACTTATCATACTGTTGTATTTCTTAGCCTAGCTCCATCGATTGTGTGACTTTTAAAACCTATCATAAGATCCTACAACTTAGCATTTTGATAGTAGAGATAGTTTAGCTTTGTAGTTGCTAAGCTTGTGCTGATGAATCATCCTCTTTAAGACAGCATATAACAACCTTCCTTGCCCTTGCTCAATCAATCACAAAAAGTAATTTTGTGTCAATGTATAAACACACTCGGCATTTCCACTGAAAAAGAACAAAGTTAGATCACTAGACTAGCAGCCACACAAAGCAAAGAGGGAAAAACATACAAACAATAATAGGAAGCAGAAGGTCACTTCCATCTTCCATCTTCAACACAATTGCAAGGCTGAGGATAATCTGATAATTTCCCTTCTTGGGGATTATATGATTATCACCATATCAATGTAAGATATAATCTATAACACCAGTTTCATCCCGACTAAAACAAGCTGCACGTGGACATCTAAATTCGAATGCCCTATTCTTtatgaatttgtttttttttatatatatatctgcGAGTGATCCACTCTCTATTCTCAGATGGTTAACTATAACCCAAGCCTCAAATATCTTAGATTTGAGACTCAACTGAAGTTAACATATCATGAATGAATAGGAGATGTGTGCAATTTGATGATTACAACAATATAATTAATATGGGCTACAGTCACTATGGTAATTGTTATGTTGAGAGAAAACGTAAGGCCCACGTGGACTTGATATGAACCATATCAGATCCACATTGAGCCTAATATCGAACCATATTAGATCCAACTTAGGTTGTTTTAGTTGAATTTCCTAAGACATTTTAACACCTCCGGACAAGTCAAAATATATAATGGACGACACCATTGGACTCCTTGTAACATCAAAAATCAACAGGACTTGAAATAGATCTAATATGAtgtctctaagtccatcagtggattttgaccaaaatctatTGATGGACCTAAAGACCTCAGATTGTACCCATTTTAATTCCTATGGATTTATGAGGTTCCAAGGAGTCCAACGGTACTGTCCATTATATATTTTGACTTGCccagaggtgttaaaatgttatagGAAATTCAGCTAAAATAACTAAAGTTGatcttgatatgattccatattaggTCCAACGTGGACTTGATATGattcgtatcaggcccacgttgggctgtTTTAGCTGATATAGGATATCAATAGGCTATTAATTATCCTACAATAGTCAAAGTATAAGATTTCCGGATACTTTGACCATTCTTGCTTATACTCATCTAAACTTCTATTTTCTATTAGTTATTTTTCTAACTAATAGCTATACTGTATGAACATATATTCTCACCCTAATCATTTTGGCTATCTTTCTTCGTGCCTATGAAGAATAACCACAACCACTAGTGCAATTTTTaagtatttctttttctaatctaTCATCAACATTATTTTACAGACTCTTCAGTTTTTTTGAAGTCATAGTTTTATTTGTATATATCAATGACATCTTAGTTCTCTTAACTTCTTACAAATGAACTGTTTGTAATTCTTACCATACATTTTTATTATTCTACATCAAGCCCTCCACATTTGAATCCTAATTACAAGATGGGTGGTGCTATTTGCATCAACCCTCTTTATTACTTGGTTTGCTAAATGGGTTTAGCTCATTTGATTTATCCgaaggtgttaaaatgttatagGAAAAATAAGCTAAAATAACCCAAGTTAGATTTGATATGTTTAATATCAGGTCtaaattgggcctgatatggttcgTATCAGGTttaacatgggcctgatatgattcgtATCAGGCTCAACGTGGACTCATGGACAACATCCACATGTACTTATAAAAAAGTTCATAGTGGAAAAGAGTGCCTATATTCTCTTGATCCAACATAGAGATTTAATTCTACTAACTGAAATTGTTGAACAGCATTTTGGAACAagtagaaagtgtgataagagataCCTAGTGCATTTATACCTGCATGCACTGTTTGAGATTGATCCACAAGCTGGGAAAGATTTTCATTACTTGTAGGTGATTTCCTTTTCATTTATTAACTTTTAGTTGTTTAGAAAAAGTTGCAATACTTAGCAATCGCTTCCATTACCAAATATATATGAAGCAATTGATACTGCTTTTATTAACTCACAGCCTATTTGTGTGCAATCAATTGATACTTAGCTGGTAAATTGTCGTAGTTCAAAGATGTTACCAGCTTCAATCACAGTGGAGTTTACACAGTTCTCATCATTTGCATTGAAATTGTCAGCCATatttcctttaccattatcagcTATCATCAGATCCAACAAATTTAGTGGATCCAACAATTTGTGTCAATGTATCAGCTATCGTAAGATCCAACAAATTAGCCACGTCATCCATAATTACAAAAAACGAAATTCTAGCTACATAGAAAGCATTGCACAATTTCCTACAACTGAGTTACAAAAAACAAAATTCTCGACACAACTTCTTACCCCATTGCACAATGTCCACTCCAACTCCTAATTCACCAACAAGCATTCTTCCAGTAACCAGTTCCAGAAGAACAACTCTGAAGCTGTAAACAACACTCTTCTCGTCCATCTTAAGGGTGTAGGCATACTCTGTACAGCAAAATAAAGCAAACAAATTAAACAACAACAAATGCAGAGAGCAAACATATTTATTCTAAAATAGTACTCCAATAAGCATAAAAACAAATCAAAAGGCATaatgtaaaaaattaattaaaaatgtcATTTCAGCATTGTGATATTTTTGGTTTGAAACATGAAACATTATAATGTTTCTCGAAAATAATCTATATGATTGAGAAGAGTGCAAACATGATATGGAAAATAGTTAACAAAGCAATTGTTTAATGAATTGTTCATCAGAAGGGTTAGTTTCTTACCATCCTTTTCGATTATTTGTCCGAAAATAACCAATATTAGAGTGAACTTGAGACAGTTGTGTTGACAAAAGTGGTGAAAATTGAGTTTCAGTCATACTCAAACCTTCAACATAGCTATGATTTGTAGGCTAAATCAATACAATATAAATTTAGATAGTGATAACATAATTATTTTAGTTTGACCTGATTGATCATCTGTTGACATTCTATACTGGGCATGTTGGATATAGTTTCATAATGCTCTTCTATAGCCtgttatacaaaaaactagaatGATTTAATTCTATATGCTTTCTCAAATGTAACGACAAAAATAAACAACACTTTAGTAAGAATGGGGGCGAAATCTTAACAATTGTTAAAGTTTGGTTGGTTTTTCTCTCTGCTTtccttttttttgaaattttatctaATGCACCTTTCAACCTCTTACCTGAAAccattttcttctttgttttaattCCTGTGACTCTAAGAGAGTTTCCTACATCAATTTCGAACTCTCTTTCAATC from Zingiber officinale cultivar Zhangliang chromosome 4A, Zo_v1.1, whole genome shotgun sequence includes the following:
- the LOC121973495 gene encoding uncharacterized protein LOC121973495 — translated: MAATALRCHLQRRSPVDPRPPLISQLLSSSDLVPRWPMSHRCISAYESLWCVWPACRYYISIDVPLVSLGRLVVCRIQVTLGSRRVDPAPQLTHSSILQGRDDSISSAINSPIHPRVPPGARRPGQSDRWLQVVLTKGHRTTWSTQEIAHHSGHADAGNILDMSFRQFGLLSFPTGTVNFIVLVIYLFYLLVGFVK